In Miscanthus floridulus cultivar M001 chromosome 19, ASM1932011v1, whole genome shotgun sequence, the DNA window TCATCCATCCCCGGATCTGGTGCAACAAATGGTTTTGATAGACATTAGAAACATGCTACAGTCTATGGGGAAGGATATAAGGTCATTTCCTCTTCCAGATATTGATCACTCATACGACGATGCCAGCCATATTTCTCATGAGATATTTGAGGAAGCTAGCGTTGAGCAGAATCCCGAAGATGTGCTATTGTGCGACTCACTCAACGCCGAGCAAAGGTCTGCCTATGATGAGATAATGGCCGCTATCTGCAGCAAACAAGGCGGGTTGTTCTTTGTGGATGGACCTAGCGGGATGGGAAAGACATTTTTGTATAGGGCACTTCTCGCAAAACTACACAGCCAGGAAAAGCTTGCCGTGGCTACAGCTACATCTGGAGTCGCAGCAGCCATAATGCCAGGCGGGAGGACGGCCCACTCGTGTTTCAAGATACCCCTCACTCTTCAAGAGGGCGGTTGCTGTAGCTTCACGAAACAGAGTGGTACTGCCAAGTTGCTGCAGCAAGCAGCTCTCATAATTTGGGACGAGGCATCTATGACAAAGAGGCAAAATGTGGAAGCACTAGACAATAGCCTACGGGATATAATGGGCCAGTCAAATCTATCGTTTGGTGGGAAGACTGTTGTCCTTGGTGAGGATTTCAGACAGGTCCTCCCTGTTATGCGGAAAGGATCCAAAGCTCAAATAGTCGGTGCTTCTCTACGAAGGTCGTATCTTTGGGAATCCATGTGCCACCTAAAGCTCGTCCGCAACATGAGGGCTCAAAGTGACCCGTGGTTTGCAGATTATCTATTGCGCATTGGTGGTGGAACGAAAGAGGTTAACGGAGATGGCAATGTACGTATTCTAGACGAGATATGTGTCCCATACTCTGGCGATGCCGAGAAAGATCTTCATACATTGATCGACATCATCTTTCCAGATCTAAATGCAAACATGGCGGACAAAGACTACATCACCACCATAGCGATTTTATCTACACGTAACAATTGGGtggacatgatcaatatgaaaatgaTTGATATGTTCCTGGGCGGCGAGACGGTGTATCATAGTTTTGACTCCGCGGTAGATGATCCACATAACTAATATCCATCAGAGTTCCTTAACAGTTTGACCCCCAATGGGCTGCCTCCACAAGTCTTGAAGCTCAAGCTCGGGTGTCCTGTcatattgcttaggaatattgaccCTACCAATGGGCTATGCAACAGTACATGGCTGGTGGTGCGGGGGTTCTGAAGAAATACAATCGACGCGAAAATCATGGTGGGGCAGCATGCTGGGAAGCGGTTCCTTCCTCGAATACCGCTATGCCCGTCTGATGAGGAGATGTTCCCGTTCCAGTTTAAGAGGAAGCAGTTTCCTATCAGGCTGAGCTTTGCCATGACGGTCAACAAGTCACGGGGCCAAACTATCCTGAACGTGGGTGTGTACCTACCCACACCGGTGTTCTCTCACGGTCAGTTGTATGTTGTGATGTCTAGAGCCACGTCAAGAACCAATATTAAGATCCTTGCCCTCCCACCTGATGCGGAGGTACAAGAGGAGGAGGCCAAAAAGATAGAGAAGAAAAATGCTAAAAAGAATGCCGAGGGAAAAAAATAAGTATGcgtcaaataaaaaagataaggatAAGAAGACCCCAATAGCGGATGGAACTTTCACGAAGAATATTGTATTTAAGGAGGTTCTAACGTCATAGGCGAGGTAACAGAACATTACTAATGCATACAATACATTTTTTCCATTCAATTTATATTGTACAAAAAATATCTCACTAATGCCATATTTGTTGCTGTTCCTAGGTATTTTTAAATGATTTATCAGACTCTACACGGAGATGTTGTATATACACTTGTGTGATGGCATAATGAAAATTGAACATGTGTTATGTTATTGTTATAAAAATGACACTTTGAGTGTTTTGTTCATAATATTTTATTTTGTAACCATTCATAACTATTACACGCGTATGTTCTCAAAACCATGAGTTTTGTCGACTTTCCCCACTTTTCTCATGTGCCAATGTAGGATCAACCGAATTAGCACCTGCATAATTACAAACATAAATTACTTGAATAAAACCAACGAAGCAAGTTAGCGATAATAATGAACAATAGTGCTAAACAACACCATACCAGTGGTCGTGGGATGACACGATCGTAGTGGCATTGGTTCCGCGCATTCAGGAGGATAGCTCCTTTGTATTTCCCTTTGTTGCACCAGGGTCATTAGTTTGTGAGCACGGAAGAAattgatatcggagatttcttcctgccaatataaaacattatcttagccgcatcacggaaaggtctataaagtagagtttgtgagcctgcgacgccgcgcactccatgactatgttaaattcataaactttgctttttagattaaatgtcactttaatgttggtatttattttttacagtattgttattttattgtgcgatccgtgtgtttttaatacaaaatgttagctatcccgtagcaacgcacgggcacgctacctagtctaATCTTATTTAACAAGTTTTTCCATATACTTATACCCAAGTGCCCCTGCTGCTACAATGTCTCTCTCTACTGCTGACGCACACGGGACCACACATAATCCACTTCCTCCTGCTTCCCACCTCCATCTCCGCTGCGAACGCCAATGCAGGAATTTAGCACCATCACCACACACGGATCCCCTTACCATGTATTCTTGTGAATAGAGGGTTAAGAGGCAAAAATGAGGTTCAGCAGATCCCCTTTCCAATCTCCTAAAACATTTTTTTGATTGAGAAATCTCTCCCTCAATCCATCAAAGAAAGGGGAGAGAACTCCATCCCCTTTCCCTGTCTCTCCCACACTGAGTCACACAGCAGTACATCACGGGCACCCGCTACCACCCGCCATCTCTCCGCTGGGCCGCCCGCCACCATGCGCCGCTCCTTCATTCGGGCAGGGCACTACCGCGACGTTGCTCCTGTTGGCTAGCCATCACCACCGTGCACGTCGAGGCCACTGCGGCAGCTGCTCTAGGTGAGATGGCGTGCACTGCGCCGTCGCTCCTCCGGGCAGGCGGCCACTGTGTATCGCTCCTCTGTGACGCCCGTCACTATCGTCACTCCTTCAGGACATTCGGCACCGCGCGACCCACCTCTAGAAAAGGGGATTGGTATTTCCGGATATCTTTCTGTCCCAAAAGGGCTAAAGACTACATGGGTAATCCATATATGAATTCAGACATTTAATATCTATACCGTACTGTGTCCGAATTTGAATATTAAAGGTTGGGTTTTTGGTACATATATGAAATAGATATTAATATCTAATGCATCTAACACTATCCGTATCTAACTCTAAATCCCAGAAAGAAACAACTACCCATAATCAGTATCCATAATTTATGTTTGTATCTGATCCAGTTCATCCCTATCGGCAATGCTGCTGGATGGGAAGAGGTCGATGAAGGAACCCGACAAGGTGGTAGGCCGAGGGGCATTGGCGCCTTGTTGGGGCTGGATTGCTGGAATCTGGTCAAGGAGAAGCTAGACCACGTGCTCACTGCCCCACTGAACTCGGCTATAAAGCCCGCGCACCAAACCTATTGGTACTGGCAAGCCCGACGGGGAGGGGATAGGGCTCCACAGCCTGATATGGAATTGGTCAAGGATGGCAAGGCGCAGCCCAATCCAGTCATGGAAGGACGAGAAATGGAGGTGTGGTCGACCTAGGACTAGGGGATGGGAAACATTAGCGGTGGTGGGTAGCAGCGGTCTATTTTGCGACATGGGGTACCGGCGACGGGCTAGTGCACGAGGAAGCGTTTGCCACCGCCATTGTCACTCTTGCATGTTAGTCTTCACCGAGACATGATGCCGGGGACCATGCCATCGACTTGTGGATTGCCTCTATGTGGTGCAAGTATCACCCACCTCAAATCCCCTTTCCCCCTCCCCTCTTCCACAGTTGCACTAGAGAAGAATGCCGCCCCTCCAGCGAGGGAGAGATCGAAGATCATGGTGGTGCTCTAGATTGATCTGCCATGCATGAGCTGGAGGAAACACATGAAGGGGTGCAGATGAGTTGAGCTTGGGAGGCATTAGTTATGAAAGTGGCGGGGCCGATGCTCGAAGCTCACTAGATATGAGGTTATTTTAGTCCGTATAAAATTAATTGCTACCTCCGTCCACAAAACAATGCAATTCTCGGattgaactttgactaaatttatataaaaagtacAAACACTCATGAAACAAataaaataagtaccattagattggttatagaatatatttttataacaaatttatttggaggcataaatgttaatactagttactatatatttggttaaacttgagatTGATTGACCGACATGGATAgcataattgtattcttttgtgcACGGAGAGAATACATACTTTTAGTGGCCTATGCATGTGCCTAACATTGTCTAGGGTGTAGAGTGTGGCAGCTTTGGGTACGCGAAGAATTGAAATGGCATGGTTCCAATATGACCTATAGTAGTAGGTCTCAGAAGTGTGACATACATAACAACATAGATCTAATAAAAGTTAGCATACTGGAGTGCTAAGACGAAACATTCGGACCTAGATTT includes these proteins:
- the LOC136525428 gene encoding uncharacterized protein, translating into MSEDYSRNHPSPDLVQQMVLIDIRNMLQSMGKDIRSFPLPDIDHSYDDASHISHEIFEEASVEQNPEDVLLCDSLNAEQRSAYDEIMAAICSKQGGLFFVDGPSGMGKTFLYRALLAKLHSQEKLAVATATSGVAAAIMPGGRTAHSCFKIPLTLQEGGCCSFTKQSGTAKLLQQAALIIWDEASMTKRQNVEALDNSLRDIMGQSNLSFGGKTVVLGEDFRQVLPVMRKGSKAQIVGASLRRSYLWESMCHLKLVRNMRAQSDPWFADYLLRIGGGTKEVNGDGNVRILDEICVPYSGDAEKDLHTLIDIIFPDLNANMADKDYITTIAILSTRNNWVDMINMKMIDMFLGGETVYHSFDSAVDDPHN